Below is a window of Humulus lupulus chromosome 2, drHumLupu1.1, whole genome shotgun sequence DNA.
aaactgaagaaaaaaaattgcttGTAATGCTCCTATGGCCGCGGCcattgaccattttcagcacacatttttgtgttgtttttccaaacggttccaaaccctcccaattgattttgtaacctccaaaacacattattagggttaaaatcacacctctaacagccatttctcatatggctttatgaaattcatctcaatattgtgtaacaccaaatttacacaataaatggtaatatttggaagttacaaatttgtaacagcaaatatgttacatatttggatatatctcatatatctaaatattgtaactctctgttatatgttacaatatgtgacactctttgtcacatttatttaatctaaaacattatattataatataatataatattacattatattataaaataatataacatttatgttgtatgatatgtaaatggttgttagcgtgatgaacgcgacacaacaaattgGTTACCAAGGATctaagacgtaacccgagttgtAACCCGAGTTattaaggatataaagacgtaactcatagggtggacgcaccgaggttattcaacgaccagagcctcctgtttacctcaagatgtgacatggacaagatagggggccatgttcacaaagatatgatgatgatgcttatgatgataatgtttatgatgataatgtttatgatgatgaagTTATGTATGATGTATaacgatgtatgaatatgaatatgttttgttgtgtttacttgtgtgttgtttgtacttccttactgggcttttaactCACCCTATtgctttcccttccaggtagtaAATAGGGTTTATCTTTGGCACGCAGGGTGATGTGAGAAGTTCCgacgtcagagtgtgtatggcatggggtatcctatgggcgagAAAACAATCAGCTTAAACGTCAATTTTAAAGAatgatattatgttttattttgttttcaaaacttatcagtgggacttgagcTACATTTAGTTTTCTTTAAAAAGGTTGAATgagaactttattttattttaaactattgggcccaacttgcttgttttagcaaggcccgatgaaattttcatataataagtggATCCTTCTACAAGTTTATGAGCATGGAGATGTTTTACAAAGAATTAGTTTAGggcattttacaaatggtatcagagctagTCGTCGATGTTtacaaggaccctccccatacaagCTAAAGACgagaaaatctcacctcaccgcgtcgtaagtatttattttatgtgctattatttgtttatgttttatttaattttatagttttgtTACTGCAGTATAGTAAGATGCCTCCTGTTATAAAAACCACTAAGAAACTACTACTTAAGGAAATCCGCACAATACCCAACTACGATTGGAGAATTACGATGTTGAAAACAACGACAGTGGTTTGCGATCGTATGTAAGGAATCATGAAGAAAAGAGGATCATTGCTATGGCCTAGAGAGCAATATTAGGTGTTAAGGGAAGCACTATCGATGTACTCCGAGGCCCTTCGCCAGTTAGACATAGCATGCACAATGTCATTCAGGACGACCTCGACTTTAGCACCATAGAGTATGTGATATACGATCTTATGGACAACTACGAATTTAGTCATCAGGAGCTGGTTATGGTAAAGATGGATAACAGAGAGATGGAGGAGCGTTTGGAGACGATAAACGATTTGGAAGGAGCCTTGGCATGTCAGGAAGTAGTTCATGCCATACCACAAGTGACTGCTAGGATGAGGGTGATGTCGAGCATTCTCGACTACTTCCACATCCCCGATGATGTCTTTGATTACAGCTCAGGAGACGAGTCCACAGTTAAGGACTAAAGTCTGTCGCGTAGATCGTTCCATGAATCGTTAATGAATAAGATGGGATTTTTTTAAGACCCTAAGGATTTATGTTTTTGGTTATTGAATACTTTATGAGTTGTTTGAATTTTGGAATAATTTAGAACACTTTGAATGCTATGTTTTAATATTATTCCTCTTGCAACCTCTAAATGGTGTGGGTTTAGAATGTATGATTTTCACGAATATTTATCAAACCATTTTGCGAATTGTCCTCTCTTACGATTTTATTTTggtgccttagaatctcataatgtcAACAAGAGGATGAGGAGGAAATGGAAGAGGAAGAGGCCGAGGAAAGGGTGTCTCCACAATGTCTAAGGCCACGACAACTCCTAACATAGGAATGCCATCAATCCAACCTGCAGCTCCAACAGCACCATCTAAGGACCTGGCCATGAATGTAGCAAGGTTGAGAGAACAACTAAGATTGAGAGATGATGAATTGGCACATGCTAGGAAAGTGCCCCAATTGCCTAAAGTACCAGTGGCGCAGCCTCagccaccaacaccaccacctgcaccactgccTATGACTTATGGGTTTGAGCCAGTGTATGAACATTTCAGAAAACAAGCCCCGCCAACTTTTGAAGGGGAAGTTGATCCCGTGGTGGCGAAGGATTGGTTAAGATCGATCGAGGCCATCTTCGATCATATGGAGTTAAATGATCGTCAGAGAATCTCATGTGCAGCCCACTTACTTAAGTTTGATGCGCGGATATGGTGGGATGTGATTAAACATACCCAAGATctgaataccatgacttgggcagaATTCGTGCAGGCTTTtagcaagaagtattacaatgcgGCCGTGTTGGCAACCAATGTAGATGAGTTCGTGACTTTGATTCAGGGAAATTTATCTATCACTAATTATGCAcagaagtttgataggttggcaaaATTCGCTCCTGAAGTTGTACCACCTGAAGCTCTGCGAGTCCAAAGGTTCATGAGGGGACTCAAGACTATGATTGGGAGGGATGCTACGATGACCAATACTGAAGTGGTCAGTTATGCCAAAATACTAGATAGGGCACTTGAGGCAGAATACTTGGAGGATCGAATATGGAAGGACAATGCTGCCAGAAGAAAGGTCCACCGAAACAAGGGCTCCAATGAAGGCAACAAGAGGAAAGCTAATGAAGGCAGAATAGTGGCATTGATAAGAGACCAAGACCCCCGGCCATGAATAACAACAGTCACAACACTCAGAACCACCCTAACAACCGCAAAAGTCGATATAATGATCAGAACCGTGGGAATCACCAAAGCAACAGAGTAAAGCACCCCACTTGTCCTAAATGATCAAAAAGACACCCGGGAGAATGCCAGGCTGGCACCAACAAATGTTTCAAGTGCATTCTGGCAAGACATCTGAGaaaagattgcccacaatggaaaaCGGGACATAACAGTAACAACAATCTGATGCCATCATGGGTTTTGCCTTAACTCAGAATGAAGCAGCCAACAGCAACACCGTAGTCACAGGTCAGGTCCCTATATCTAGTAGGATGTGTAGAGTTCTTATTGATTTTGGAGTGACTTACTCTTttgtttccatgaatgtgattgataagtTGGGTATGCCTTGTAAATtgtttgagcatagttttagtaTGATGTTACCGTCGGGagatgtaatgccccacgtcactatggttgcttcctggaatgatgattgtccctacaaaccaacacaagtctttccagcgtgctttgtcctcactcgcacgcttcccaagaaaacttcccaggaggtcacccatcttgagaatactccaggtcaagcacgcttaactttggagttctcaagtgctgggctaccgaaaagaagatgcatcttgttgatataggtagtacccatcaatccatttaagccatcttcaactgtgtattcccttacctacacagtcttagaatcatcacacttgaccttccctaggcggtgtgggattgcacagctttacccggtctttccccttacggatcatgg
It encodes the following:
- the LOC133816496 gene encoding uncharacterized protein LOC133816496; this encodes MSKATTTPNIGMPSIQPAAPTAPSKDLAMNVARLREQLRLRDDELAHARKVPQLPKVPVAQPQPPTPPPAPLPMTYGFEPVYEHFRKQAPPTFEGEVDPVVAKDWLRSIEAIFDHMELNDRQRISCAAHLLKFDARIWWDVIKHTQDLNTMTWAEFVQAFSKKYYNAAVLATNVDEFVTLIQGNLSITNYAQKFDRLAKFAPEVVPPEALRVQRFMRGLKTMIGRDATMTNTEVVSYAKILDRALEAEYLEDRIWKDNAARRKVHRNKGSNEGNKRKANEGRIVALIRDQDPRP